In Halobacteriovorax sp. HLS, the genomic stretch ATTTAAATGAAATAGATTCTCTTCATGATGCAACAGATGAATTAGTTGTTGAAAGTGATCTCACTGAACTAAAAGTTGAGGATGAAAGTGTAGCGCGTAAGAAAAGCTCTAACTTAAAAAATTTACTTAATCTGATATCAAAAAATAAAATGAAAATAGAAAAGAATGTTACTCTAGATTTGGATGTGTCTAAAGTTAAGGCCCAGAGTGAACAAATAAAATCCAAGTTAATAAAGTTAAAATTACTATCTATAAAAAAATCTTTAGCGCAAAAGAAGGTGACCTACACAACTGGAAAAGGAAGACTTGAAGTTTATCATTTTGATGATGAAGTATTTCCAATAGTTGTTTCAGAAAAAGGGGAATTAGAGCTTCTAAATAATACGGAGTCACAAGTGATCATTCAAAGCTCAATTGACACGATCGAATAAATTGTACGAAATGTGACTTATTCTGCTAGTATGGCAGGATGAGAGAATTAATTTTTAAGAAGCTATTACCCTATATAATCCCATACAGAACCAAAATTATAGGAGCATTTTTGCTCTCCTTTGCAATTGCTGGTCTTGGTGGAGCGCAAATCAGATTGGTTAAGCCAATATTTGATTCTGGATTAGGGGAGTATTCTACTTTAGAGGATGTTCTTAAGCTTGCGGGTCTTTTGGTTGGAATAGGACTTTTGCACTTCCCATCGAGATTCTTTCATTTTTACTGGTTGCGTTATATATCTGATAGAGCGACGTTAAAAATCAGAGAAGATATTTTTCAAAAGCTTCAATCGCTTCCAGTCTCGTACTTTGCTAAGAAAAAGCAAGGAGAGCTAATTTCTAGCATCTTAAATGATACTCAAATCTTTTCTTATGGTTTTAAGGCATCTATCGATGTGATTCGTGAGTCGTTAAAAGCAATAGTCTACCTTTCAATGGCCTTTTGGAGTGATTGGCAACTAACGCTTGTAATTTTCATTATTGCACCATTTCTGGCCCTCATCTTTTCTAAAAGTGGAAAGTCGGTAAGGAAAAATCAGTCTAGTGTTCAAGAAGAGCAAGCTCAATTAACTCACAATATCTCAGAAGGGATTCTTGCTCAAAAAATTACCAAAGCATTTAATCTTCAGAACTTTGTCAATACAAGATTCAGTAAGGCACAAGAGCGATTTTTTGGAGCCCAGATGAGAACAACTTTTATAGAAGAGTTTGCTCATCCTCTTGTAGAAATAGTCGGTACTTTTGCTTTTGCTGGCCTGATAGTTTTTGCTCATTACAGGCTACAAAATGGAACGACTATTGGAGCATTTATCTCTTTTGCTACAGCTCTTGCTCTATTTATGGATCCTTTAAGAAAATTTTCTCAAGCCAATATCAAACTCTCTCAAGCCAGTGCGGCATCGGACAGGATCTTCGAATTACTTGATTCTGATAATGAGCCAGATTTTGGTCAGCACGAATTAGATGGATTGAAAGATTCTATTGAAGTTAAAGGTCTTACTTTTTCTTATGGAGAAGGTAATGTAATTGAAAATTTAGATGTTTCCATAAAGAAAGGTCAAAAAATAGCGTTAGTTGGTCTTTCTGGGTCAGGTAAGTCGACTTTGATTAATCTTCTCCTGGGGCTTTACACAGTAGAGAAAGGAAAAATATTTATTGATGGTAAAGACATTAATGATATTAAATTAAAGTCTCTAAGAAATCTCTTTGGACTTGTTAGTCAGGATATTTTCTTGTTTCACGACTCAATTCGTGAAAATTTGACTGTTGGTACAGAGTTTAGTGAGGATCAGATTAACAAGGCTTTAGATGTTGCTTACGCTAATGAATTTGTAGAAAAACTACCTGAAAAAGATCTAACAATTATTGGGGACAGAGGAGCAAGGTTATCTGGTGGGCAACAGCAAAGAATAACAATTGCAAGAGCGTTCCTACAAGATACCGAAATATTATTATTTGATGAAGCGACTTCGGCTTTAGATAATGAATCTGAAAAACTAGTCCAAAAGGCACTAGACACAATTGGCGGAAATAAGACTGTTATTGCAGTGGCCCATAGGTTGTCTACAATTCAAAACTTTGACCAGATATATGTACTTCATGAAGGAAAATTAGTTGAAAGAGGAACTCACTCTGAACTAATTCAAAACTCTGGAGAATATGCCAAACTTTACGAGCTGAGTCAGGCCTAGACCCTTCGTAATATTTAGACACTTTTCAAAAGCTAGGGTAAACTGTCTCCAGTTTATCCATAGTTATTTGCAGGAGTTTATAGGTGTCAGAAAGTAATCTAAAATCGATGAATGATTTAGTTAGTCTTTGTAAAAGAAGAGGGTTTATTTTTCAATCTTCTGAAATTTATGGAGGACTTGGCTCGTGCTGGGATTATGCTCCTTATGGTATTCAATTAAAGAATAATATTAAAGAAAGATGGTGGAAAGCGATGACTTTCCGTGATGATGTCGTAGGAATAGATGCCTCTATTTTTATGCACCCATTAGTATGGAAAGCGTCAGGTCATGTTGATGGTTTCAATGATCCAATGGTTGATTGTAAAAATTGTAAAGAAAGATATAGAGAAGATCAGATTGATACAACTAAACCTTGTGCTAAATGTGGCTCATCTGATTCATTTACTGAACCACGTGACTTTAATCTAATGTTTTCAACACAAATGGGGGCAGTTGCTGACAGCTCATCAAAAGTTTATCTAAGACCTGAAACTGCTCAAGGTATATTTGTTAACTTTTTAAATGTTCAACAGACGATGAGAAAGAAGTTACCTTTTGGTATCGCTCAAATAGGAAAAGCATTTAGAAATGAAATTACACCAGGTAACTTTATTTTTAGAACAAGAGAGTTCGAACAAATGGAGATGCAATTTTTCATAAAGCCTGGAACTCAAATGGATGCCATGGAGAAATGGAAAGAAATTCGCTGGCAATGGCACCTTGATAATGGAATTAGAGAGGAAATGCTTAGATGGGAACCACATGGTCCAGATAACCTTGCTCACTATGCTGATGCGGCAACAGATATTGAATATAAGTTTCCAATTGGTTGGGGAGAAATGGAAGGGATTCATTCTCGAACTGACTTTGATCTTAAGCAACACGAAGAATACTCAAAGAAGAATTTAAAATACCTTGATACTGAAGATGGAAATAAAAAATATCTTCCTTATGTTTTAGAGACTTCTGTTGGTTGTGATAGATCATTACTTGCTGTTCTTTGTGATGCGTATAGAGTTGAAAATGAAGGTGACAAAGAGAACGAAAGAGTTGTCTTAAAGTTTCACCCTAGACTGGCTCCTGTTAAGGTTGCTGTTCTGCCTTTAGTTAAGAAAGAAAAGTTAGATGTTCCGGCTAGAAAGTTGTTTGAAGAGATTCAAAGAAATTATCAAGCGGAATATGATGTAGCAGGCTCTATTGGTAAGAGGTATAGAAGACAGGATGAGATCGGTACACCTCTTTGTGTAACTTTTGATTTTGATACACTTGATGACAAC encodes the following:
- a CDS encoding glycine--tRNA ligase is translated as MSESNLKSMNDLVSLCKRRGFIFQSSEIYGGLGSCWDYAPYGIQLKNNIKERWWKAMTFRDDVVGIDASIFMHPLVWKASGHVDGFNDPMVDCKNCKERYREDQIDTTKPCAKCGSSDSFTEPRDFNLMFSTQMGAVADSSSKVYLRPETAQGIFVNFLNVQQTMRKKLPFGIAQIGKAFRNEITPGNFIFRTREFEQMEMQFFIKPGTQMDAMEKWKEIRWQWHLDNGIREEMLRWEPHGPDNLAHYADAATDIEYKFPIGWGEMEGIHSRTDFDLKQHEEYSKKNLKYLDTEDGNKKYLPYVLETSVGCDRSLLAVLCDAYRVENEGDKENERVVLKFHPRLAPVKVAVLPLVKKEKLDVPARKLFEEIQRNYQAEYDVAGSIGKRYRRQDEIGTPLCVTFDFDTLDDNAVTVRDRDTMVQERIGLDQLNTYLRDKLGF
- a CDS encoding ABC transporter ATP-binding protein produces the protein MRELIFKKLLPYIIPYRTKIIGAFLLSFAIAGLGGAQIRLVKPIFDSGLGEYSTLEDVLKLAGLLVGIGLLHFPSRFFHFYWLRYISDRATLKIREDIFQKLQSLPVSYFAKKKQGELISSILNDTQIFSYGFKASIDVIRESLKAIVYLSMAFWSDWQLTLVIFIIAPFLALIFSKSGKSVRKNQSSVQEEQAQLTHNISEGILAQKITKAFNLQNFVNTRFSKAQERFFGAQMRTTFIEEFAHPLVEIVGTFAFAGLIVFAHYRLQNGTTIGAFISFATALALFMDPLRKFSQANIKLSQASAASDRIFELLDSDNEPDFGQHELDGLKDSIEVKGLTFSYGEGNVIENLDVSIKKGQKIALVGLSGSGKSTLINLLLGLYTVEKGKIFIDGKDINDIKLKSLRNLFGLVSQDIFLFHDSIRENLTVGTEFSEDQINKALDVAYANEFVEKLPEKDLTIIGDRGARLSGGQQQRITIARAFLQDTEILLFDEATSALDNESEKLVQKALDTIGGNKTVIAVAHRLSTIQNFDQIYVLHEGKLVERGTHSELIQNSGEYAKLYELSQA